The DNA sequence GCGAAGCGGGCACTGCCGGTGGTGGTGGCGGTGGTGGCGGTGGAGCAGCAACCGGAACCGGATTGAAAACCGGCGGCGGCGTACGCACCGTGGCAATGGCCGGCGCGGGGGCTGGCGTCTGGACGATCGGCGGGGGCGCGACCACTGGCGGCGGCTCGACCGGCTGGTCTGGCGGCGGTGGCGGCGGCTCCTCATCCGGTGGCGGCGGTTCCTCCTTCACGTCGATCACGTTCAGCTGTTCCGCCGCCTTTTTGACATATTTCATGCCAAGGCCGGTAACAAAGGCATAACCCAGAACAGCGTGAATCAGGGCGACGATGACGATCGAGATCGTACGACTCGATCCTTGCGAGTGGTCAGCATAGGCCATTCGGCAACGACACTCCTTAACTCAACTTACCATTGTTATAAGCAAACAAGCCAAAAATGGCCCTAGTTGACCAGGTCGTCCCTGGCCACCTTTGGCCCCCTTCCGCGCATTTGCTACCGCGCAAACTCCTATCGCGGCGCATCGTGGCACGCAAACGCTTTATCGACACGATCATTTCCGATTAGCATTTTAATACAGAATGACTTGCCTGTGACAACATTGTCACGGATGACTTTAGGCAGGACGAACATGCAAAGAAAATCCTCCATGACCTTCAAAACCGCTGTCGCAACATGCCTCATTTTCGCCGCATCTCCGCTGGTTTCAGCGGCCCAGACGAGTGATGGCACAAAGTCCGCCACCCTTTCCTATGCCGATCTCGCGGATTTGGCAGACGCAGCTCCGCTGGTAGCCGTGGCACGCATCAGCAGCATAATTGCACTACCCGAAAAAACGGTCCAAAATGTGCCTACCGGTCAAAAACGGGTCTTTGTGGAGGCCGAGGTCACATCGCTGATTCGCGGCGAAGGGGGAATCAGTCCACGCGTTCGCTATCTTTATGATGCGCCGCTCAATGCTCGCGGAAAGCTTCCCAAGCTGAAGAAAACGCAGGTCATCCTGTTTGCTCGCCCAGGAGGACGGCCGGGAGAAATCCAGCTGGTAGCGGGCGACGCTCAAATTCCTGCCACGACTGCGGCGATCGAACAGGTGAAGGCCATTCTGTCTGAACTGGTCGCTTCCAGCGCCCCGCCTCGCATCATCGGACCTGGCGACGCCTTCCACGTCGCAGGAACGGTCGCGGGTGAAGGCGAAACACAGATTTTCCTGCGAACGGCCACGGGGGATCCGGTGTCGCTTTCCATCCTGCGCCGCCCTGGGCAGCAACCGAAATGGGCCGTTGCCCTGGGCGAAATCGTCGATGAAGCGGCGCGGCCGCCTGCACCAGGAAGCCTTCTCTGGTATCGCCTGGCTTGCAGCTTGCCGCCCACCCTGCCGGGTTCCTCGGTTCGCGCGCTCGCTCCTGTCGATGCGGAGGCGGCCCGGATCGATTATGCCTTTGTCATCCAGTCACTCGGCAATTGCGGCCGCACCCGTTCCGCGCGTTGACGCCACCGAACGGGCCGTCCTTGTCCTTTTTCTTGGACAGCGGCGCGTTGGCGGCTATCAGCGCGGCATTATATCAGCCTGAGGACAGCCACTATCATGACCAATCTTCACCGCCATGCCCCGCTGCGC is a window from the Sphingobium sp. Cam5-1 genome containing:
- a CDS encoding energy transducer TonB produces the protein MAYADHSQGSSRTISIVIVALIHAVLGYAFVTGLGMKYVKKAAEQLNVIDVKEEPPPPDEEPPPPPPDQPVEPPPVVAPPPIVQTPAPAPAIATVRTPPPVFNPVPVAAPPPPPPPPPAVPASRATPRSAPGSWLSDADYPSRAQREERSGTAGFRLEIGPDGRVTSCTITSSTGHADLDEATCRLLPRRARFKPATAAGGGPMSDTYNGRITWRLPE